CCGCCATTGGGTGGGCGCCACGTCGGCGGGCAAACTGCTGGTCCTGCCCGGCATCCAAGAGGGGCCCCTGCCCGATTCACCGCAAAGGACCTATCCCGGCCTGCTGGTGGCCCGTCGGCCGTCGGGGGAGCCTTTCGCCTGGCTGAACCCCGGCGCCATGGTCCGGCGGCCCAACGACCGGGTCCTCTTGTCCACCCCGTACTCCATCTTCCCGGTGGCCTTCGGCCACGGCTACGTGGCGGTGGCCGAGGAGACGGCCAACCGGGACTATTACCCGTGGCGGTCTTATCTCTGGATCATTCCGTGGCAGGAATGAGGGGCCGGCCCAGGCCGGCTTCCACGGCCCGCCGGTAGACGGCGGCGCCCACGGCCACGTCGGCCAGGGCGATGCCCTGGCTGAGGAACAAAGTAATGTCTTCCGGGCCGGTGCGGCCGACCCGGCCGGCGGCCACATCCCCCAGTTGATGCACCTGATACCAGCGGACCCGGCCCCGCTCCATGGGCCAGAGGAGATCGCCGGCTTCCACCCGGGCCTGGTCCAGGTCGTCGGCCACGATGACGGCGCTGCGGGCCACCGTTTCGTCGTCAATCTCCCGCTTCATCCACACGTTGGACCCGGCGGCGTTGATGTGGGTGCCCGGCCGGACCCATGCCCCGGCGAACAAGGGCTCCCTGGCCGTGGTGATGGTGATGAGGATGTCGCTGTTGGCCACCAATTGCTGCGGCCCGGCGGCAGGCTCCACGGGCACCTGGAGTTGGTCGGCCATGCGGCGGCAGAAAGCGGCCAGCCGGTCCTGATTCCGCCCCCAGGCCAGGACCTGCTCCACCGGCCGGACGGCGCAGACGGCTTCCAGCTGGGCGGGGGCTTGATGGCCCGTGCCGAAGATGCCCACGGTCTTGGCGTCTTCCCGGGCCAGCAGGCGGGTGGCCACGCCGCTCATGGCACCGGTGCGCACCCGGCTCAGCCAGTCGGCCTCCATGACCGACAGGAGGCGCCCCGTGGCGTCGTCCCACAGGAGCACGTGGAATGACCCGCCCCGGCGGGTGGTGGTGTAGGCTTTCATCCCCACCATGCCCACCGACGGCATGGCCGCCGCCATGGTGTGGAGGAGGGCGGCCTCGCCCCGCACCCGGCGCCGGGGAACGTTGGCCGCCGTGCCCAGGCCCTGGTCCCGGAAGGCGGCTTCCACCGCCCTCAGGGCGTCATCCATGGTCAGCAACTGGCGAACATCGTCTTCCGTGAGATATAAAGTCAAGGGTGAACAACCTCCTCGAAGCCTTGATGGCAGGCGGGTGAAGGAGCGGCGCCATGACGGGTCGACCGCTGAAAATCGGCATCACATGCTATCCCACCACGGGGGGCAGCGGCGTGGTGGCCACGGAACTGGGCCGGCAGCTGGCCCGCCGCGGCCATCATGTCCATTTCATCAGCTACGACGTGCCCTTCCGCCTGGACTACGGGCTGCCCAACGTCTTTTTCCATCCCGTGGAGGTGCCCCAGTACCCGGTGTTTCCCCAGCCGCCCTATACCCTGGCTCTGGCCACCCGCCTGTTCCAGGTGGCGGCGGAGCAGCAGCTGGACTTGTGGCACGTCCATTACGCCATTCCCCACGCGGCGTCGGCCTACCTGGCCCGGGCCATGCTGGGGCGCAACGGCCCCCGCCTGGTCACCACCCTCCACGGCACCGACATCACCTTGGTGGGCAACCACCCCTCCTTTGCCCCGGTGGTGGCCTTCACCCTGCAGCAGTCCGATGCCGTGACGGCCGTGTCCGAGGCCTTGCGCCGGGAGACCCTTTCTTCTTTCGACGTGGAGCGGGACATCATCACCATACCCAATTTCATCGACCCGGAAGTTTTCCGCCGCCGGCCGGATCCGGCCTTCCGGTCCCTCCTGGCCCGGGAGGAGGAGCGCATCGTCTGCCACATCTCCAATTTCCGGCCCGCCAAGAATCCCGTGGCAGTAGTGGAAATTTTCGCCCGCATCGCCGCGGCCCTGCCGGCCCGCCTCATCCTGCTGGGCAGCGGCCCCGAACTGGACCGGGTGCGACACCGGGCCCGGGAACTGGGGGTCCACGACCGGATCCGCTTTCTGGGGGAGCACAGCCATGTGGTGCCGGTGCTGTCCCAGGCCGACCTGTTCCTGCTGCCCTCCCGGCACGAGGCTTTCGGCCTGGCCGCCCTGGAGGCCATGGCCTGCGGGGTGCCGGTCTTGGCCGCCCGGGTGGGGGGGCTGCCCGAACTGCTGGGCCCCGACTATGACCGGTACTTGTTCCACCCCGACGATGTGGAAGGCATGGCCGCCGCGGCCCTGCGGGTGCTTAGGGACCCCGCGGAGCACCGGCGCCTGGCGGCGGCGGGCACGGCCCGGTCCCATGACCGCTTCAGCGCCGGGACCGTGGTGGACTTGTACCAACAAGTTTATTACCAAGTGCTGTCGGAGGGTTGAGGCTTTGGCCCCGGCGCCCCTGCACCAAATGGCCATTACCGAGGCGGCCCCTCTCCTGGCCGGCCGGCGCCTTTCGCCCGTGGAACTGGCCCAGGCCTGTCTGGACCGGATCCAGCGGCTCAACGGGCGGCTGAAGGCCTTCATCTCGGTGCAGGCGGAAGAAGCCCTGGCGGAAGCCCGGCGGGCGGAAGCAGAAATTCAGGCCGGCCTGTACCGGGGGCCCCTCCACGGCGTGCCCGTGGCCATCAAGGACAACGTGGCCGTGGCGGGCCGGCCCATGACGGCCGGCAGCAAGATCCTGGCGGATCATGTGGCTGCCGGCGACGCCACGGTGGTGAGGCGCCTCCGGCAGGCCGGGGCGGTCATCCTGGGCAAGCTGAACCTCCACGAATTCGCCTACGGGGCCACCTCGGAGCACTCCTTTTACGGCGCCAGCGTCAACCCCTGGTCCCATGAGCACATGTCCGGAGGGTCCTCGGGCGGCGCGGCGGTGGCCGTGGCCGCCGGCCTGTGCGCCGGCGCCATCGGCACCGACACGGCGGGGTCGGTGCGCATCCCCGCCGCCGCCTGCGGGGTGGTGGGCTTCAAGCCCACCTTCGGGCGCATCAGCCGGGCAGGGGTGTTTCCCCTGGCCGCCTCCCTGGACCATGTGGGCACCCTGGCCCGCACCGTGGCCGATGCGGCTGTGCTTTTTGCTGCCGTGGAAGGATGCGACCCTCGAGATCCCGCCACCGCAGGCGCCGGGAGGCGGCGGGCCGCCGGGCTCCCATGGCCGGAAGGGTCTTTGCAGCAGGAGGCGCCCTTGGCCGGCCTGCAGGTGGGCCTTCCCCAAAACTTTTTCCCGGAACTGAGTGACCACGAGAATCAGGCGGCCTTTCAGCGGGCGGTGGACCGCCTGGTGGAACTGGGCGCCTCGCCGGTGCCCGTCACCCTGCCCATGGTGGAAGAGGCATACAAGCATTTGGTGTTCATCATCAGCCGGGAAGCGGCCCAGGTGCACCGGGCGTGGTTCCTGGCCCGGCCCGGCGAATACTGCCGGGATGTGCGGGAGCGTCTGTCCTGGGCCCTGGGGGTGGCGGAGGCCACGTACCAAAAGGCCCAGGAGTGGCGCCGTGCCTTCGTGGCGGGGCTGGAAGAGGTGCTGGGGCGGTGCCATGTGCTGGCCACCCCGGCCCTGCCCATCCTGCCGCCGCCCCTGGGCACCCGGGAGGTGGAACTGGGGGGCCGCCCGGTAGACGCCACCATCGCCCTGTCCACCTTCACCGGCCCTTTCAACCTGACGGGGATGCCCAGCATCGTCGTCCCCGCCGGTGTTGCCCCAGACAGCGGCCTGCCCGTGGGCATCTCCCTGACTGCCGCGTCGGGCGCCGACTGGACCCTGCTGCGCATCGCCGCCGCCTTCACTGACGATTTATGAAGGTTCGTTTTCCAGGCGGAACCGGTGGGGCAGCAGTTGATCCATGGTGGTGACCGCCCTTTCCTTTTCGTTGGCCACCACGATGGTCAGGGTGGGCGCCAATTCCGCCAGCACCTGGCGGCAGGCGCCGCACGGGTAGGGCAGTTCCTCTCCCTGGGCCACCACGGCCATGGCTTGCCACCCGCCCAGCCCCCGGGCCACCGCCTGGAAGGCCGCCACCCGCTCGGCGCAGCAGGTGAGGCCGTAGCTGGCGTTTTCCACGTTGCAGCCCGTGACCACCTGGCCGTCGCCCGTCAACAGGGCGGCGCCCACGGCGTAGCCCGAGTAAGGGGCGTAGGCCCGTTCCCGGGCCTGCCAGGCGGCCGCCAGCAGTTGGGCCATTGCGTCGTCCGGCGCCGGAGGGCCTGGCTGGCTGGGGTTTCCCGTCCTAGTCATGTTTATTCCCTTTCCTATAAGGCGTCTGGTAAGGCGCCTGGCCGCGCCTTATGGCGTGGGGTCGTCGGCGGCCACCCGGTCCAGGATGATGGAGCGGGGTGGGGGCTGCTCCCCGGCGATGGTGAAGGCCTGGCGCAGCCGGGCTGATGCCTTGGCTGCCGCATCGGGATTGGCGGCATGGACCCAGGCCAGGGGCCGGCCGGCTACGGCCTCCTGCCCCACGTGGACCGCCAACTGGACCCCTGTGCGCAGGTCGATAACGTCCTCCTTGTGCTTCCGGCCGGCTCCCAGATCCATGGCGATGCGGCCCACGGCCAGGGCGTCGATGCCCGCCACCCAGCCGGAGTCCGGCGCCGTGACCGGCTCCACCACCGGCGCCTGGGGCAGCAGGTCTGGATTCTCCACCACCCGGGGGTCGCCCCCCTGGGCGGCGATGATGGCTTCCAGCTTGGCCAGGGCGGCGCCGCTTCTTAAGAGTTGGGTCAGGTGGCCCCGGGCCTCCTGGGGGGAGATGCCCCGGCTGGCGGCCACCATCTCGGACCCCAGCCCCAGGGCCAAGTCCACCAGATCGGCGGGCCCGTGGCCGGCCAAGGCGGCGATGGCCTCCTTCACTTCCAGGGCGTTGCCTACGGCCCGGCCCAGGGGATGGTCCATGTCGGTGAGGAGGGCCGTGACCCGCCGCCCCAGCCGGGTGCCGATGGCCACCATGGTTTCGGCCAGGGCCCGGGCCGCCGCCAGGTCAGGCATGAAGGCGCCCCGGCCCACCTTCACATCCAGGACGATGTTCATGGCCCCCAGGGCCAGCTTCTTGCTCATGATGCTGGCCGCCACCAGGGGCATGCTGTCCACGGTGCCGGTGACGTCCCGCAGGGCGTACAGCTTTTGGTCGGCGGGCACCAGTTCCGCCGTCTGGCCCGCCATGGCGGCGCCGATGTGGTGGACCTGGGCCAGCAGGCGGGGTAGGGGCAGGTCGGTCCGGAAGCCGGGAATGGCGGCCAGTTTGTCCAGGGTGCCTCCCGTATGGCCCAGGCCCCGCCCCGACAATTTGGCCACCGGCACCCCTGCGGCGGCCACCAGGGGCACCACCACCAGGGTGGTCTTGTCGCCCACGCCGCCGGTGCTGTGCTTGTCGGCGGCCCCGGGGGGCAGGTCCTCGGGCCGGATGACGCTCCCCGACCGGGCCATGGCCTCGGTCAAGGCCACCGTTTCGGCCTCGGTCAGGCCCCGGAACCACATCGCCATGAGCATGGCGGCCATTTGGTAGTCAGGAATGTCTCCCCGGGTGTATTCCGCTATCATCTGCCGGATCACATCCGCCGGCAGCTCCTGCCCCGACCGCTTGGCCAGGATCCAGTCCACCATGCCCGCCATCAGTCCGGCCTCCCCAGGGCGGCGGGGATGGGCTCGT
This DNA window, taken from Sphingobacteriaceae bacterium, encodes the following:
- a CDS encoding ornithine cyclodeaminase family protein → MTLYLTEDDVRQLLTMDDALRAVEAAFRDQGLGTAANVPRRRVRGEAALLHTMAAAMPSVGMVGMKAYTTTRRGGSFHVLLWDDATGRLLSVMEADWLSRVRTGAMSGVATRLLAREDAKTVGIFGTGHQAPAQLEAVCAVRPVEQVLAWGRNQDRLAAFCRRMADQLQVPVEPAAGPQQLVANSDILITITTAREPLFAGAWVRPGTHINAAGSNVWMKREIDDETVARSAVIVADDLDQARVEAGDLLWPMERGRVRWYQVHQLGDVAAGRVGRTGPEDITLFLSQGIALADVAVGAAVYRRAVEAGLGRPLIPATE
- the bshA gene encoding N-acetyl-alpha-D-glucosaminyl L-malate synthase BshA; translated protein: MTGRPLKIGITCYPTTGGSGVVATELGRQLARRGHHVHFISYDVPFRLDYGLPNVFFHPVEVPQYPVFPQPPYTLALATRLFQVAAEQQLDLWHVHYAIPHAASAYLARAMLGRNGPRLVTTLHGTDITLVGNHPSFAPVVAFTLQQSDAVTAVSEALRRETLSSFDVERDIITIPNFIDPEVFRRRPDPAFRSLLAREEERIVCHISNFRPAKNPVAVVEIFARIAAALPARLILLGSGPELDRVRHRARELGVHDRIRFLGEHSHVVPVLSQADLFLLPSRHEAFGLAALEAMACGVPVLAARVGGLPELLGPDYDRYLFHPDDVEGMAAAALRVLRDPAEHRRLAAAGTARSHDRFSAGTVVDLYQQVYYQVLSEG
- a CDS encoding amidase, with translation MAPAPLHQMAITEAAPLLAGRRLSPVELAQACLDRIQRLNGRLKAFISVQAEEALAEARRAEAEIQAGLYRGPLHGVPVAIKDNVAVAGRPMTAGSKILADHVAAGDATVVRRLRQAGAVILGKLNLHEFAYGATSEHSFYGASVNPWSHEHMSGGSSGGAAVAVAAGLCAGAIGTDTAGSVRIPAAACGVVGFKPTFGRISRAGVFPLAASLDHVGTLARTVADAAVLFAAVEGCDPRDPATAGAGRRRAAGLPWPEGSLQQEAPLAGLQVGLPQNFFPELSDHENQAAFQRAVDRLVELGASPVPVTLPMVEEAYKHLVFIISREAAQVHRAWFLARPGEYCRDVRERLSWALGVAEATYQKAQEWRRAFVAGLEEVLGRCHVLATPALPILPPPLGTREVELGGRPVDATIALSTFTGPFNLTGMPSIVVPAGVAPDSGLPVGISLTAASGADWTLLRIAAAFTDDL
- a CDS encoding cytidine deaminase — protein: MTRTGNPSQPGPPAPDDAMAQLLAAAWQARERAYAPYSGYAVGAALLTGDGQVVTGCNVENASYGLTCCAERVAAFQAVARGLGGWQAMAVVAQGEELPYPCGACRQVLAELAPTLTIVVANEKERAVTTMDQLLPHRFRLENEPS
- a CDS encoding thymidine phosphorylase; protein product: MAGMVDWILAKRSGQELPADVIRQMIAEYTRGDIPDYQMAAMLMAMWFRGLTEAETVALTEAMARSGSVIRPEDLPPGAADKHSTGGVGDKTTLVVVPLVAAAGVPVAKLSGRGLGHTGGTLDKLAAIPGFRTDLPLPRLLAQVHHIGAAMAGQTAELVPADQKLYALRDVTGTVDSMPLVAASIMSKKLALGAMNIVLDVKVGRGAFMPDLAAARALAETMVAIGTRLGRRVTALLTDMDHPLGRAVGNALEVKEAIAALAGHGPADLVDLALGLGSEMVAASRGISPQEARGHLTQLLRSGAALAKLEAIIAAQGGDPRVVENPDLLPQAPVVEPVTAPDSGWVAGIDALAVGRIAMDLGAGRKHKEDVIDLRTGVQLAVHVGQEAVAGRPLAWVHAANPDAAAKASARLRQAFTIAGEQPPPRSIILDRVAADDPTP